From one Rhodamnia argentea isolate NSW1041297 chromosome 1, ASM2092103v1, whole genome shotgun sequence genomic stretch:
- the LOC115747789 gene encoding transcription factor MYB108-like has translation MDARGIRGANQSGRDSQEDEQQAMMMEDLRRGPWTVEEDLTLINYIANHGEGRWNSLARSAGLKRTGKSCRLRWLNYLRPDVRRGNISLEEQLLILELHSRWGNRWSKIAQHLPGRTDNEIKNYWRTRVQKQAKQLKCDVNSKQFKDAMRYLWMPRLVERIQAASTSTTAATPTSAMAAPAPMATATTSIGSMVFPPSLASMGGSDFGGVQVNATPSYSTPENSCTTASSDSFGAQVSPVSDLAEYYPIPVGGDNPNPDYYQPNNGQGCYQESSLTSPCGFFNYGLDFQACMDQNNTQWLDDGDTSDSLWNMEDVFYSEQQPASINNYY, from the exons ATGGACGCGAGGGGGATCCGAGGCGCCAACCAGAGCGGCCGCGACAGCCAAGAAGATGAGCAGCAAGCGATGATGATGGAGGATCTGAGGAGAGGCCCCTGGACTGTGGAAGAGGACCTCACCCTCATCAATTACATTGCCAACCACGGCGAAGGCCGCTGGAACTCCCTCGCCCGCAGCGCAG gtttgaaacGGACCGGAAAGAGTTGCCGACTGCGGTGGCTGAATTATCTCCGCCCCGACGTTCGGCGCGGGAACATAAGCCTCGAAGAGCAGCTGTTGATTCTCGAACTCCATTCTCGTTGGGGCAATCG ATGGTCGAAGATCGCGCAACACTTGCCGGGCAGGACGGACAATGAGATCAAGAACTACTGGAGAACCCGGGTGCAGAAGCAAGCGAAGCAGCTCAAATGCGACGTCAACAGCAAGCAATTCAAGGACGCCATGCGCTACCTGTGGATGCCGAGGCTGGTCGAGAGGATCCAAgccgcctccacctccaccacgGCTGCTACACCCACCTCCGCCATGGCTGCCCCCGCCCCGATGGCAACTGCCACGACGAGCATCGGCAGCATGGTCTTCCCACCCTCCCTGGCGAGCATGGGCGGGAGCGATTTCGGGGGCGTGCAAGTGAATGCGACGCCTAGCTACAGCACCCCGGAGAACTCCTGCACGACAGCATCTTCAGACTCCTTCGGCGCACAGGTCTCGCCCGTCTCGGACCTGGCCGAGTATTACCCTATCCCGGTCGGCGGCGACAACCCGAACCCAGATTATTACCAGCCTAATAACGGCCAAGGATGTTACCAGGAGTCATCGCTTACTAGTCCTTGTGGATTCTTCAACTACGGATTGGACTTCCAAGCGTGCATGGATCAGAACAACACTCAGTGGTTGGACGATGGGGACACTTCCGACAGCTTGTGGAATATGGAGGATGTCTTTTACTCGGAGCAGCAGCCAGCTTCAATCAACAACTACTACTGA